Proteins encoded in a region of the Paenibacillus sp. W2I17 genome:
- a CDS encoding AraC family transcriptional regulator, translated as MFISPRHQRYFMTSRDQPLPLYIESLGYNGNQEKVSRPVGYPCYHWLQTVKGAGEFKFAGSTVILGEASGILLPPNEPHEYVRAQGEWETLYITFGGSQCPAILESLSLGEAAFHQWEQSSPFNDYGQEVLDSIRSDQDLSGLEASADIYRFLILLKKHGMTGNRSSISHAVERLAPLIAFMEQHYANPEIGLEHMADVTGISSRHLNTLFKQSFGMTAYSYFILLRIRKAKEIMTGDTARTIRETAVRVGFRDASHFVATFRRIEGVTPEQFRNLY; from the coding sequence ATGTTTATCTCCCCCCGACATCAACGATATTTCATGACATCACGTGATCAGCCGCTACCCCTTTATATTGAGAGCCTGGGTTATAACGGCAATCAGGAGAAGGTGTCCAGACCTGTGGGGTATCCCTGTTACCACTGGCTTCAGACTGTGAAGGGAGCCGGAGAATTCAAGTTTGCCGGGTCCACGGTCATACTGGGGGAAGCATCCGGTATTTTGCTGCCACCGAATGAACCGCATGAATATGTGCGCGCCCAAGGAGAGTGGGAGACACTTTATATTACATTTGGCGGTTCCCAGTGTCCGGCAATTTTGGAGTCACTTAGTCTGGGTGAAGCTGCGTTCCATCAGTGGGAGCAGAGCAGTCCGTTCAATGATTACGGCCAGGAAGTGCTGGATTCGATCAGAAGTGATCAGGATTTGTCGGGACTCGAGGCGTCAGCGGATATATATCGATTTCTGATTTTGCTCAAAAAACATGGCATGACCGGCAATCGGTCTTCGATCTCTCATGCCGTGGAGAGACTCGCTCCGCTCATTGCATTCATGGAACAGCATTATGCGAATCCTGAGATTGGTCTCGAACATATGGCTGACGTCACGGGGATCTCGTCCAGACATCTGAACACCTTGTTCAAGCAGTCCTTTGGCATGACAGCCTACAGTTATTTCATTTTGCTGCGTATCCGCAAAGCCAAGGAAATCATGACCGGGGATACCGCCCGGACGATTAGGGAGACTGCAGTTAGGGTAGGGTTTCGAGATGCAAGCCATTTTGTAGCAACTTTTCGCAGGATTGAGGGGGTAACTCCTGAACAGTTCCGTAATTTGTACTAA
- a CDS encoding beta-galactosidase: MISSKLPKMFYGGDYNPEQWDHETHLEDLRMFQLAGIDIATINVFSWALIQPDEVTYRFEELDQLINRLYENGVYICLATSTAAHPAWMAKKYPDVLRVDADGRKRKFGGRHNSCPNSPTYRKYAEKIANKLAERYKDHPAVLVWHISNEYGGECYCDNCEKAFRVYLKERYQTLEQVNKAWNTNFWGHTFYDWDEIVLPSNLSEHWGNNNSTFQGISLDYSRFNSDSMLDCYLLEYNAIKKHIPDSVVTTNLMGFFKQLDYFKWAKYLDIVSWDSYPGLATPVSFTAMAHDLMRGLKDGQPFMLMEQTPSQQNWQPYNSLKRPGVMRLWSYQSIAHGADTIMFFQLRRSIGACEKYHGAVIEHAGHENTRVFREVAELGKELQFLGDTTLDASVESKVAIVFDWDNWWAIEKSSGPTVALNYVDQIHKYYAAFFRRNIQVDIISVDTDMSKYDIVLAPVLYMVKPGYAAKLEKFVESGGTFLTTFFSGIVNENDLVTTGGYPGELRKLLGIWVEEIDALLPEQKNRIVLKETYGDLQGEYGCGMLCDLLHSEGAEVIAEYGDDFYKGMPVVTRNTFGQGEAWYVASDPDERFLDGLLGQLAAAKNVESLLETPEGVEVSARTKDGKPYLFVMNHNATTQSYDLGTAKAHDLLTNRELSGSVEIEARGVQLLEMK; this comes from the coding sequence TTGATTAGCAGCAAACTGCCCAAAATGTTCTACGGGGGCGATTACAACCCGGAACAGTGGGATCACGAAACCCACCTTGAAGACTTGCGCATGTTCCAATTGGCAGGCATTGATATTGCCACAATCAACGTATTTTCATGGGCACTGATTCAGCCTGATGAAGTTACTTACCGTTTTGAAGAACTCGACCAACTAATTAATCGTTTATATGAAAACGGTGTCTATATATGCCTTGCAACAAGCACTGCTGCCCATCCGGCTTGGATGGCAAAGAAATATCCAGACGTGCTTCGTGTAGATGCCGATGGACGCAAACGCAAATTCGGTGGGCGCCATAATTCCTGTCCCAACAGCCCGACCTATCGCAAATACGCTGAGAAGATTGCAAATAAACTGGCAGAACGATACAAGGATCACCCCGCGGTTCTCGTATGGCACATCTCCAACGAATATGGCGGTGAGTGCTACTGTGACAACTGTGAGAAAGCGTTCCGCGTGTATCTGAAAGAACGCTATCAGACTCTGGAACAGGTCAACAAAGCATGGAACACGAATTTCTGGGGGCATACCTTCTACGATTGGGACGAGATTGTATTACCAAGCAACCTGAGCGAACATTGGGGTAACAATAATTCAACGTTCCAGGGAATCTCGCTGGACTACTCTCGCTTCAACTCCGACAGCATGCTGGATTGTTATCTGTTGGAATACAATGCGATCAAAAAACACATTCCGGACTCCGTTGTTACTACCAATCTGATGGGATTCTTTAAGCAATTGGACTATTTCAAATGGGCAAAATATTTGGATATTGTCTCCTGGGACAGCTATCCCGGTCTCGCAACACCCGTCAGCTTCACCGCAATGGCTCATGACCTTATGCGCGGACTGAAAGATGGTCAACCGTTCATGCTGATGGAGCAAACACCAAGTCAGCAGAACTGGCAGCCATATAACTCACTGAAACGTCCAGGTGTCATGCGTCTGTGGAGTTATCAATCTATTGCGCACGGGGCCGATACCATCATGTTCTTCCAGCTTCGCCGCTCCATCGGTGCCTGTGAGAAGTATCATGGTGCAGTTATTGAGCATGCTGGGCATGAGAATACACGTGTATTCCGCGAAGTTGCTGAGCTGGGCAAGGAATTGCAGTTCCTTGGAGATACCACGCTGGATGCATCTGTTGAATCCAAAGTGGCAATTGTGTTCGACTGGGATAACTGGTGGGCCATCGAAAAATCAAGCGGACCTACGGTTGCCCTGAATTATGTGGATCAGATCCATAAATACTACGCAGCCTTCTTCCGCCGCAACATACAGGTAGATATCATCAGTGTGGATACGGATATGAGCAAATACGACATTGTCCTTGCTCCTGTTCTTTACATGGTTAAACCAGGGTATGCCGCCAAACTGGAGAAGTTTGTTGAATCAGGTGGAACATTCCTGACGACCTTCTTCAGTGGCATTGTCAACGAGAACGATCTCGTGACCACAGGTGGATATCCGGGAGAACTTCGTAAACTGCTCGGAATCTGGGTGGAAGAGATTGATGCCCTGCTGCCTGAGCAAAAGAACCGCATTGTCCTCAAAGAAACCTACGGTGATCTTCAAGGAGAGTATGGCTGCGGCATGCTGTGTGACCTGCTGCACAGTGAAGGAGCCGAAGTCATCGCGGAGTATGGAGACGACTTTTATAAAGGCATGCCTGTTGTGACACGTAATACCTTTGGCCAAGGTGAAGCCTGGTACGTTGCATCCGACCCGGATGAGCGCTTCCTGGATGGTTTGCTGGGACAGCTCGCAGCAGCCAAGAACGTAGAGTCCTTGCTTGAGACACCAGAAGGTGTTGAAGTAAGTGCACGAACCAAAGATGGCAAACCCTACCTGTTTGTCATGAACCATAACGCAACCACACAATCCTATGATCTGGGAACAGCTAAGGCACATGATCTGCTCACCAATCGTGAGCTTTCGGGAAGTGTTGAGATTGAAGCCCGTGGAGTGCAATTGCTCGAAATGAAATAA
- a CDS encoding YafY family protein yields the protein MNRTNRLAAIVMALQHGHETAHSLGEKFEVSRRTILRDIQSLSEMNVPIIAISGPGGGFRLMEGYVLPPLQLDPVEAATLIFALEGLSRYADTPFHEKRWTLMNKVKAIIPDDIMSRIDPMLKQLHHHIPDRNYILPYLDALLACIPEHGWLSVLYRSVSSQRWLHICPTRVYASSGFWYCEAYSIEHGEQRLFRVDRIIEVKAIEPQDALVLNEQAQQQQSKPIPPEQPPTLVKAQLSYRGMIEAEQDEHIGEKMIEIAPDLWELSFLCPPGEWDWAVRFFYRLGREAEVIEPLQLRSEIRQHAEEVSRRYLASTKS from the coding sequence ATGAACAGAACAAATCGGCTTGCTGCCATTGTAATGGCATTACAGCATGGTCACGAAACGGCACACTCATTAGGCGAGAAATTTGAAGTTTCCCGTCGCACGATTCTCCGGGATATTCAGTCCCTCTCCGAGATGAATGTGCCCATTATTGCCATCTCCGGTCCGGGAGGCGGTTTCAGACTTATGGAGGGTTACGTATTACCCCCATTACAGCTGGACCCGGTAGAAGCAGCGACGCTCATATTCGCTCTTGAAGGTCTAAGTCGCTACGCTGACACACCCTTTCATGAGAAACGCTGGACCCTGATGAACAAAGTTAAGGCCATCATTCCGGATGATATTATGTCGCGAATTGATCCCATGCTCAAACAGCTGCATCATCATATTCCAGACCGCAATTACATTCTTCCTTATCTGGACGCACTGCTGGCATGCATACCCGAACACGGGTGGCTTAGTGTGCTGTATCGCTCCGTATCAAGTCAGCGATGGTTGCATATCTGTCCCACACGGGTATATGCTTCCTCCGGCTTCTGGTACTGTGAGGCATATTCCATCGAACATGGTGAACAGCGTCTGTTCCGAGTTGACCGAATTATTGAAGTCAAAGCGATCGAACCACAGGATGCACTGGTGCTTAACGAACAGGCGCAGCAACAGCAGAGCAAGCCGATCCCTCCAGAACAGCCGCCAACCCTGGTTAAGGCACAACTGAGTTATCGGGGAATGATTGAAGCTGAACAGGACGAGCATATTGGTGAAAAGATGATTGAAATTGCCCCGGATCTCTGGGAATTATCATTCCTTTGTCCACCAGGGGAATGGGACTGGGCCGTACGATTCTTTTACCGATTGGGACGTGAAGCCGAAGTGATTGAACCCCTCCAACTTCGCAGTGAGATTCGTCAGCATGCCGAGGAAGTGAGCCGGAGATACCTTGCTTCAACCAAGTCGTAG
- a CDS encoding UxaA family hydrolase, with amino-acid sequence MNTTSTINDWIAIQPQDDVIIALRDYAKGERITLPDGVSFTLLDDVPKGHKIAVHTLEPGDDVMKYGFSIGIAQEQIEQGSWIHSHNLKTGLHGLLEYEYQPGAKVQTDMPPEHLRSFDGYLRPNGEAGIRNEIWIVNTVGCINKVCEALARMGQSQFGSRVDGVFHFPHPFGCSQLGDDLKYTQQLLASLVEHPNAGGVLVIGLGCENNQVDEFRECIAPEYRGKVRFLKAQETDDELEEGLRLMEELVEIAEHEQRQPLPLSKLKIGLKCGGSDGLSGITANPLVGAVADMLVAAGGTAILTEVPEMFGAETILMNRAANEQVFHDLVDLVNGFKQYFVNHGQNIYENPSPGNKAGGITTLEEKSLGCTQKGGRSSVVDVLRYGKRVTQTGLNIVEAPGNDLVSVTALSAAGAHIVLFTTGRGTPFGGPVPTVKIATQSDLANRKKHWIDFNAGQLLEGQTMDEVKAQLFSQLIDIASGRSHTLSEQHGFREIAIFKDGVIL; translated from the coding sequence ATGAACACAACAAGTACAATCAATGACTGGATTGCCATTCAACCACAGGATGATGTCATTATAGCGCTTCGGGATTATGCCAAAGGAGAACGTATTACACTGCCAGACGGTGTTTCCTTTACACTGCTCGATGACGTGCCGAAGGGGCATAAGATTGCTGTGCATACCCTGGAGCCAGGTGATGATGTGATGAAGTATGGTTTTTCCATCGGGATTGCCCAAGAACAGATCGAGCAGGGAAGCTGGATTCATAGTCACAACCTGAAGACGGGTCTGCACGGATTGCTTGAATATGAGTACCAACCGGGAGCCAAGGTTCAGACAGACATGCCTCCGGAACATCTGCGCTCATTCGATGGATATTTGCGCCCCAATGGTGAAGCAGGTATTCGTAATGAGATCTGGATTGTGAATACGGTTGGATGTATCAATAAAGTGTGTGAAGCTTTGGCACGTATGGGTCAGTCCCAGTTTGGAAGCCGGGTAGATGGTGTATTTCACTTTCCACATCCATTCGGGTGTTCACAGCTTGGTGATGATCTGAAGTATACACAACAGTTGCTGGCCTCCTTGGTGGAGCATCCGAATGCAGGAGGCGTGCTCGTCATCGGTCTGGGCTGTGAGAACAACCAAGTAGACGAGTTCCGTGAGTGTATTGCTCCGGAATACCGCGGCAAAGTACGGTTTCTCAAAGCACAGGAAACGGATGACGAGCTTGAGGAAGGACTTCGACTGATGGAAGAACTTGTGGAGATCGCTGAACATGAACAACGGCAGCCGCTTCCGCTCAGCAAACTCAAAATTGGTTTGAAGTGTGGTGGTTCCGATGGTTTATCCGGCATTACAGCCAATCCGCTGGTCGGTGCAGTTGCTGATATGCTGGTTGCTGCCGGGGGTACGGCTATTCTGACGGAAGTTCCGGAGATGTTTGGTGCGGAGACGATCTTAATGAACCGGGCTGCCAATGAGCAGGTATTTCATGATTTGGTGGACCTCGTGAACGGCTTCAAGCAATATTTTGTGAACCATGGCCAGAACATCTATGAGAATCCTTCACCTGGGAATAAGGCTGGTGGCATCACAACGCTGGAGGAAAAGTCACTTGGATGTACGCAAAAGGGAGGACGTTCTTCCGTTGTCGACGTTCTGCGCTATGGCAAACGTGTAACTCAAACCGGTCTGAACATTGTAGAAGCACCGGGTAATGACCTGGTGTCTGTAACGGCACTGTCTGCGGCGGGTGCACATATTGTGCTCTTCACAACAGGGCGGGGGACTCCCTTCGGAGGTCCGGTACCTACCGTCAAGATTGCGACCCAATCCGATCTGGCTAATCGCAAAAAACACTGGATTGATTTCAACGCAGGCCAGCTATTGGAGGGGCAGACGATGGATGAGGTGAAAGCACAGCTGTTCAGCCAGCTGATTGACATTGCTTCAGGACGGTCACACACACTCAGTGAGCAGCATGGATTCCGGGAGATTGCCATATTCAAGGATGGCGTAATTCTCTAA